A window from Candidatus Nitrospira neomarina encodes these proteins:
- a CDS encoding rhodanese-like domain-containing protein has protein sequence MNAYQGAVVPAPTYGSHYIYGQSGHGRRQYRSQSDGKARGNFIDERIPRSHLVQLCGEMLTPKVWKPTSNFLTGLPFSPYFDTILHWCFGLIVFTTLVSCSEKGLSDMTPEQLLASIEKQTAPVIVDVRSQSEYDAGHVPGAVHLPFYGLWSRHKETNATPKDTIVVYCEHGPRAWIGKFALWTVGYKNIVYLDGHMSGWKQRGLPMKNRAE, from the coding sequence ATGAATGCTTACCAGGGAGCAGTGGTGCCGGCCCCAACTTATGGCTCACACTACATATATGGGCAATCGGGCCATGGTAGGCGGCAATACCGCTCACAGAGTGACGGAAAGGCACGAGGCAATTTTATTGATGAGAGGATCCCGCGGAGTCATCTTGTTCAGCTTTGCGGAGAAATGTTGACTCCAAAAGTTTGGAAACCAACCTCCAATTTCCTGACGGGTTTGCCCTTTTCTCCCTATTTTGACACCATCTTGCATTGGTGTTTCGGTTTGATCGTGTTTACCACTCTTGTCTCATGTTCGGAGAAAGGCCTGTCCGATATGACCCCCGAGCAACTGTTAGCCTCAATTGAAAAACAGACGGCGCCAGTGATCGTGGATGTCCGCTCACAAAGTGAATACGATGCCGGGCATGTGCCGGGCGCTGTGCATCTGCCTTTTTACGGCCTTTGGAGCCGTCATAAGGAAACCAACGCCACACCGAAGGACACGATTGTCGTCTATTGCGAGCATGGCCCGAGAGCGTGGATCGGCAAATTCGCTCTCTGGACGGTGGGGTATAAAAATATTGTGTATCTGGACGGTCACATGTCAGGCTGGAAACAGCGAGGCCTTCCCATGAAAAACCGGGCCGAATAG